The Perognathus longimembris pacificus isolate PPM17 chromosome 3, ASM2315922v1, whole genome shotgun sequence nucleotide sequence GGTGCTGGGGTCCTGGATCATATGTGCCATGAATGCCTTGTTACATAGCTTAATGGTACTGAGGCTCTCCTTCTGCACAAACCTGAAAGTCCCACACTTTTTCTGCGAACTGAATCAGGTGGTCCACCTTGCCTGTTCTGACAATTTTCTTAATAATATCCTGATGAATATTGCAACAGTGCTGCTGGGCTGTTTTCCTCTCAGCGGCATTATGTATTCTTACTCTAAGATTGTGTCTTCCATTCGGGCCATCTCATCAACTCAAGGGAAGTACAAGGCCTTTTCCACCTGTGTGTCTCACCTCTCTGTGGTCTCTTTGTTTTACTGCACACTCCTGAGTGTGTACCTCAGCTCTGTGGTGACCCAAAACTCACACACGATTTCCACCGCCTTGGTGATGTACACAGCGGTCACCCCCATGCTGAAACCCGTGGATTGCTGGAGGCCactgtctcatgcctgtcataTATTGGgccatctacccagaacattacaaATCAGATTATGGTAATGATACATGGGGATCAGTGTTCATTTCTGTGCTGTTTACAATAGCCTAGTTaggaaaacagcccagatgccctacaacagatgaatggaacaataaaatacagcacatatatacaatggaattttactcatctattagagagaataagattatatcgttagcagggaaatggatggacctagaacaaatcatgcgaAGAgtggtaagccaagctcagagagacaaatggcacatgtttccTCCCATGTGTAGAAGATAGATCTAAAATAAAACTAGGCACGATAACGTAGtcaagactctaggcattcagACATCATCACACTAATGGAAGAAAACGAAGCTGTAACTTCTATGAACAttcaaaatactatttatcaaaacaaataccaggaaatgTAAATGTGGGATTTCTGTTGTTATTGGTGGAGTTGGTCAtagtgtttgttttgctttgggtttcTTTGGGGGGGCAAGAAGAGGAGtacaagaagggagggaggaaggatgaacaaaaACAGTCACATCATTCAGTGTACACTATcaggaaaatgacctatgtaaattgtgggcagggatgggaaggggaaaccgagggaaagtgaaggaagaggtgacattaccccaaaacaaagaaatgtactcattatttgacttatgaaatggtaactcctctgcacaacaccttaataataacaataaagtcatattttaaacattaaaaataacttgaATGAGAAATATGAAAATTTCCACTTGTTCCTCGGAAAATATGACTTCCTTACTAATAGGTTCTCAAAATCTACGTGTCAAACAAAAATGCCTTTTCTGTTGCTAATAGTTTTTGAATCTATGTTGTACATTGCATCTATGTGACGAAGGAAAGTTTATTTTGTATGCTATAAAAAGTATTCATATGtttcattctaccaattgagtctaATTCTGGGATTCGACTCATTTCTGGAATTCTATCCAGTTTTCTTAAGTGGAATTCTCGGCCCAAAGTTTTGCAGTAGGCTTCATGAATGACCATATGAATGTTTTTTCCCAGCAAGACAGGCTTCAATCTACCAGTGTATGTCCCAAAGATCATGGTGTTTTCTTCTCATCATGAGTATTCTGATGCTTCCCCAGGAAAATCTGATTGCCAAAGAACTAGTTTCCAGTGAATTTTGCATAGAATGCAAAATGAATGTTATAGATTACTCCTTTGGTCCTTAGAATCACAGGGGACCTGGAGCAGGATGAGCTCAATGTTTCTACAAATTCCTTCCTCATTGGTTCTGGAATCAGAACCACTCAAATATGGGAAGGTGCCATCCTGTGAGAGGGGATGTATTCATCCGGAATTATATTGCATCCTTtacatttcattcttattttcattaGCTCTGTGCATCTGCTTGGAAACTCAGAGTGCCATCAATAAATACAAACGCAAACGCTGCCatcattctcaataaaattcctTCTCTTTTTAGAATTTCATCATAACCACCAGGGGAGTAACAAGTGAACAATATATGAATCACCTTTGTGCTTAGCAGGAATGTTCATCTCCAAACCAAAGCCTAATATGCCGGTGGTAGCTTAGAGCTTCAGCTCAGTCATGCAGTTTTGGGGGGTTACACTATTTCCTACACTATTTCCTCCTTTCACATGCAAAGTAATCCCAGTAAGCAGAGTTATGGCAAATAAATATGAATGAGATTGTAAATTTGAAGATAAATTTATTAATCTTACATCATATTGAAATATTAATATGTTGATATACTAGATATTGCTATATCAATGCCATATTATTTGTTAGTATGTATTAatattatgtgttatatataaatatttaatacattAATACTTTGACATATTAATGTAatattgtataaatatattatatatgtgtcaattgtttaataaattaaatagctAAAGGCACTTCTCAACTACTGCTTAAGAACAATACTTTTATGTCCTTTGTACAAAGCACCAAAATCCCAAAGGTTTTCAAATATCCTATAGTTTTTAGAGTGGATATAGATATTTGTATCGATGACAAGACAATAGTAAATTTCTGAACTGTACCCTTCTACCCAGATCAAGGCTTTGCTTTTTGTAAGAAATCTAGGGAAAGCCAAGTACCTCAGTATTTGAGCAAAAATGAttttggaccaaaaaaaaaaaaaaagcagatgggGGGGAGGAGATGCTAGGGAGGCTAGGTTTCAGGAAGTCAGGAGACTTCACAGAGCAGGAGTAATAATTCTGGGATTCAATTAATTTCTAAATAGGTCTCTCAGGAACAGAGAAGGAGccagaacatttttgttttcttttgtgatcAATAGCCTGTGGGGAAATCGGATGCTCAGGAGCTGgattaggaaaaggaaaaatacctaATGAGTAGGTATGTGGGCATAAAATGTATACCCCAGTGATGGCCCTTGAAAGGTATAATCTTGGACTGGAAAGGACAGAGTGGATCCTTTTAGAGTCCAAAGTCTAGGTGGACTTCAGGGCTTTCCTCCCTTCAGCAGTCTGGTCTCCATCACAGTCATCCATGTAGGATCCAAGTTTAAAACAGAACCTTTCACAGTGACCCAATCTTAGACCCTGGAAAGAACtacaaatcatcatcatcatcatcatcatcatcatcatcatcatcatcatcttgccAGCAAGAGTTGGATCTGACAAATTATACCTGGTGCCCTCTAACGACCAAAGCAAAATAGCACAGAGCTGAGAGATCTCTAGTTTTGCTTCTGTGAGTAATtaataagaaatttattttttattttataaattaatttaatttagtgTTATGATAGAGATGATGTACACAGAGATTACAAtgacatgtcaggtaatgagtacatttcctttcctacagtgtcttctgttccctcattctctctcagtccctccctcccatctccatccagacattgtgtagttcactttcatccatgtctagtgagctccactgctgcactgttTGACCCTTTTTCCCTCCAATTCTGTGCTCTCTCCCCAATCCTCCCAAAGATATACACgtgaatataccatacataaggcaaagaagacagaatcaccaaaaaatgaaaaaaataaagtcaaccgggaatgtggcttagcagtagagtgctttccttgcatgcatgaagccctgggttcaattcctcagtaccacacacacagaaaaagccaaaagtggctctctggctcaagtgaaagagtactagccttgagcaaaataagctcaaggacagtacccaggccctgagttcaagtcccaggactggcaaattaaaaaaaaaaagtcttttgtttccatatgttggagttcatttcagtatgtatagtactttatataaatatgaagagactCTTAGGCATTgcccctttgtgtttctctcctcttttggtctcactgtgtgtaagtatctagaatcctgtataatttgccatatcccagtgcattttagatttcACTTCTGCATATCAAagagaacatgtgccatttgtctccctgagcttggctcacatcacttaacATGCTCTGCAGTGCATAGATTATTGTGGGCCATTGTGTGATAAGACTGAAAGGCAATTGGATGAGTGAGGATGAAGAAGGGATATGAAATACTTGCAGAGTATTAGAAGATATGTGAGGAGTTTTATAATTAAGGAGGAGAAAAATCAACTATAGGTCTGGAGAGCTATATGGcattgttctaatttttttttttttttttggccagtcctggggctcggactcagggcctgagcactgtccctggcttcttcccgctcaaggctagcactctgccacttgagccacagcgccgcttctggccgtttttttctgtatatgtggtgctggggaatcgaacctagggcctcgtgtatccgaggcaggcactcttgccactagcctatatccccagccctgttctaattttttaattGGAACTGTTTTTATAGTCCTTCCCCCACCCACCCTAAAAAAATTCTGTCTAATTCATTGCTAACAAACACCAGTTTGTGACCACAGTTAATGACACCAGGATTGCCTTGTCTTTGCTCAGGCAAAATATTCATGAAAAGACAAATCAGTTGTTCTAGACAAGTACAGATGAAAACTGAAAACTTTAGAGTGAAATCATTTCATTTGTGAGAAGGCAAGATATATTTAGCAGTCTACTATTTTTCCCCTATTCTTTGCCTTTCAAAAATCTGttcttcaggctgggaatatggcctagtggcaagagtgcttgcttcttatacatgaagccctgagtttgattccccagcaccacatatacggaaaacggccagaagtggcgctgtggctcaagtggcagagtgctagccttgagcaaaaagaagccagggacagtgctcaggccctgagtccaagcccaggactggcaaaaaaaaaaaaaaatctgttcttcaATTTTCTTGCCCTCTTGGAGACTGAGTTTATTTGACTTCTGATTTTATTTACTCAAAAAGACAAGTGAAGGTATTTTTTCATTAGGTACTCTAACTGCAACTTAGTTCTTGTATAGACATATGATATATTTGGGGAGTTTATGAAAGCCTTAACATATTGTGTAGTCAAATCCTTGAATCCTATTAGAGATCTATTCTCtcacttgctttttaaatttagaaagttTTCCTGGATAACTAGTGATTATATCCTCTTGcaccttttctcatttttttttgttggggagGCAGTACTGAATCTTGAACTCAAGTAACTGAGCTCTGTCCtcgctttttgtttaaggctggcacgcttgagccatggctctacttccagctttttgctgattaattaagataaaaatctgcctggtcttcagatctcagcctccttagttacTCATCTTTTGTTGAGAATGTTTGTATCTATTGGTCAACCCGGACATTGCTTTTAGTTTTATATTAGATTattttattgttggtcatggggcttgaattcaagacctgggcattgtccctgagctttttcagtcaaggctagctctctaccactttgagccacagcaccacttccagttttctagtggttaattggagataagagtcccacagactttcctgcccacactagctccaaaccataatcctcagatctcagcctcctgagaagcaaagattctaggcttgagccactggcacctggctttacttttattttctagtagtcATTGTCCCACCAAATTGTGTCTGAATGCTAAACAAACAGGAAATAGATCCAATCTTGCCTACAAATGCACTGAAAATCAGAATACCACATTATTCCAGGTATTAACGGAGATAAATTTGCTCTTTTATTTATATCTAGATATTTGCTGTACAGCATAGTGCCTGGCATTAATAATATATTCATGCACTTCAAACTTTGCTCATGATATATCTCACATAAGTGAGTAATTAGCACAGAATAATCAATAGAAAAGAAGGACACACTGGGACATCATAGATGAATTTATGGATGTCTAACTCCATCACTTTACACCTaagtgctgggtgctagtggctcacacctctaatcctagctactcaggaggctaggatttgaagatcatggttcaaagccagaccaggcaagaaaacccatgaaattcttgtctccagttagctaccaaagagccagaagtggaactgtggctcaagtggtagagcactagtcttttttcttttttctttttttttttgccattcctggagtttggactcagggcctgaacaatgtccctggtttgtttttgctcaaggctagcactctatcacttaagccacagcaccacttccagctttttctgtttatgtggtgctgaggattcaaacccagggcttcatgcatgctaggcaagcactctactgctaagccatattcccagccctagagcactaatcttgagcaagaaagctcaaggacagagcccaggtcctaagttcaaactccagaactggcaccagtTTTTTAATTTACATCTTAACTATGTGAAGTGATTTACACACCTCTCACATTCAATAAGGCTTCCTAAAAACACCAAACAGGAACAATACTGGAATGCTTATCAAAAGTATTTAGATTTCtaaagagaagctgccacctagaTAAGGTGAAGAttccatgttgctccctctcctgtgggagatatggccccactactaaacctccttatgaaccttcttctcctgtctgtgactgtctccgcatggtcccctgggatggctggggcaTATCCTCTCATTAGTGCTgaacccaggataggttccccagtggatttgctcccccatttctggggggtccaagctgcctccgggacctattctgctgtcctaagcccacccagaggtcCACTGAAGTAActttctcctgaccgagcgctctacttccatctacCACAACGACAGATTGAACCTCCatccagggtgagtgaccattagccggggGCTTGGAACCGATTTTCTGTAAGGCCACCAGGccaaggccactgggccacctcACTGACTgaaatcttggtgccaagttctgagccctactcccagggaccataagccactgggctaggtcaagggaatcagcaattgtagGTGATGACTCTTATTAGCTGTTTATTCCCTCACAGTTGACTCCATTTTGTagtcaactgaacagagccccactgggacTCTGATGGGTATCTCTAGTTCAGCAACGCTGGTCACACATCAAgtgtgggggacagtctaaaatgcttcaggaaaactgctcaagtttgagcccaatcttaagcctcatgcaatcaaatttggccccaaatttggaactccatgtggccccttcatgggacactggatccctgatattttacaggacttacataacttctatgagcgctctgGTAggtggaattctctctctctctttctctttctgcctctctctaaattcagcctgcctgcctgtcataTAGAATGGTTGGTACCAACttcaaaggtaccaatgtttgcttaacatctgctttggaagacacaaaggaaggtttttctgttcttgttattgatgtttgttaagcttggagagtctattaaattctgcttgttgttagctaaatcctaagttttctctagcattgaccacgtggtggacaatagaattggttttaacaagcaccatcttggttccatcaaggttccaaaaactcttggaggtggagtcccacaccaccaccaccaccaccaccaccaccccaggtaatgggcgtgccaaattccaaGAGGCAAGGcaaggatgtggagactcaagctcccggcaaccctgcccccaccctgagCTTTGTAACTGCCGCCTTGCAATTCAGATATTCAAAGGTGACCCTggtaaggctctgaccagctctgctgccattacgccatgccatgtat carries:
- the LOC125347701 gene encoding olfactory receptor 7A10-like; protein product: MLTLLGNLLIILATILASHLHTPMYFFLSNLSFVDLCFTSTTITKMLHNIQTHSQAISYEGCIAQIYTFALLLSPTLENFLLTVMAYDGFVAICHPLHYTVIMRPQLYALLVLGSWIICAMNALLHSLMVLRLSFCTNLKVPHFFCELNQVVHLACSDNFLNNILMNIATVLLGCFPLSGIMYSYSKIVSSIRAISSTQGKYKAFSTCVSHLSVVSLFYCTLLSVYLSSVVTQNSHTISTALVMYTAVTPMLKPVDCWRPLSHACHILGHLPRTLQIRLW